The DNA window TTAGTCTTAAAAGATTGTTTTTCCTGTTCAAAAGCAGCAATTAAGGCAGCCCCTAAAGCTCCCATGACATTAAAATATGGCGGCACAATAATTTCTGTTCCAAGCACCCGGGCAAAGGCTTCCCGCATCCCAGAATTGGCGGCAACCCCTCCCTGAAAAACTACTTTATCATAAAGCTTTTTACCTTTAGCTAAATTATTTAAATAGTTTCGAACCAAAGCGTCGCAAAGTCCGGCCAAAATATCTTCAAGACTACATCCCATTTGCTGTTTATGGATCATATCCGACTCAGCAAAAACCGCACAGCGTCCAGCAATCCGTACGGGCATTTTTGATTTTAAAGCAATTTCCCCAAACTTTTCAATGGGAATATTTAACCTTTGGGCCTGCTGGTCTAAAAACGACCCGGTACCGGCAGCGCAAACGGTATTCATGGCAAAGTCGGTAACTACTCCATCTTTTAAAAGGATTAGTTTGGAATCCTGACCGCCAATTTCCAAAATAGTCCGCACTCCAGGTACCAGATAACCGGCGGCAACCGCATGGGCTGTGATTTCATTTTTCACCACATCTGCCCCTAACACTAAAGCTGCCAATTGCCGACCACTGCCGGTAGTTCCAATTCCTAAAATTTCCTTTTCCCGACACCCGTCGTAAATCTTCTTCAACCCCTCTTTTAAGGCCGTAAGCGGCCGACCGTTGGTCCTTAAGTAAAGATTTGCTAAAATCTCCCGGTTTTCATTTATTACCACCAGGTTTGTACTTACCGAGCCCACATCAACACCCAGATATAAGCCTTTTTTCATAATTTCCTCCTCTTTGTTTGCGAAAGCTTAAAAGATCACAAAAGGCTTCTAGCCGGGTAAGAAGTCCAGCTTCACCGGTATGCTCATCCACCACTAGAGTTAAAACCGGTATATCAAGCTGTTCACTTACCTCCGGCAATACCGCTTGAGCCACAATTTCCGGCATACAGGTAAAAGGTAAAAGCTGGATTACCCCATCATACCCCTGTTTTTTTAAGTATTTTACCCCCCCTACCGTTTCCTGTCCGTGACCGCCGACAAAATGACAAAGGTAAGGAGCTGCTTCCCTTACAATTTCCTCATGCCGGCTAAAATTTCTAAAAAGTCCCATAAAAAGATGGTCGTTGACCCATTCGCTTAAATAAATAGTGCGACAAACTTCTACCCCTAAATTTCCTAAATGACGTTCAATATTGAAATTAGTAAAAGGTTCTAACAGGGTATAAATTTCACCTACCACCCCGACTTTTAGCACTTTGCGGGTTAAATCCACCGGAATGCTGGCCAAACTTTCCTTTGCCATATTCATGGCTTCATTTATTTCTTTTTCGTTTTTAGCTTGATCTAAATTTCTTAAAAACTCCTGCCAAACTCGGTCTGTTACCCCTTTTGTAAGCTCTCTAGCTCGAAAAAAGGCTGCCTTTTTTTCTATTTCATCCGCCGCTTTTATTTTGAAAAAGCCTTTTTTAATAGCCCGAATTACCTGGGGTAAGGGTTTGTTGCCGGTAAGTTTTTTTAATTTGGTAATGAATTCCAAGATATTTCGTTCAGGAGGTTCTAACACCAAGAGGTCATAATAAATACCCAAATCTCTTAAAATTTCCTGTTCTACATAAGCATAATAACCAAACCGACAGGGACCAGTTCCTCCTGCCATTAAGATTGTATCGGCTCCCAGTTCATACGCTTCAATAAAATTTCCCAGGTTAATCTTAAACGGCAGACAAGCAAATTCCGGACCATATTTAGTTCCTAAAGTTAAAGTTTTTTTGGTAATTGGTGGGGGTAAAACCACCTTAACCTCCAATTCTTCAAGCATAGTTTTAACTCCCAAGGCCATATTGCCCATGTGCGGGTACGTTACTTTCACCGGCAAAACTCCTTTCTACCGTCATATCCCAAAAAGCTTCCAAGCGGGTGATAAGTCCCGCCTCACCGGTATGTTCATCAACGGTAAGATTTAAGATGGGAAGAGAATTTACTTTTTTTAAGTAACGTTCGGTAAGTTCGGTTATCAACGAATCAGGCCCACAACCAAAAGAGTTTACGCTTATTATCCCTTTTAAAGGATATTTTTCATTTAAATATAAAGCTCCACCAAAATTTTTCACAGCAAAGCTCCAAAAAGGTTTTTTGGGAAGATTACCTGCCTTTTGTAATGCTTCCTTAAACGGAACGTTATCGGGAGTTAAAACTTCACCCCCTAGGCGGCGGATTTTGTAAATTAAATCCATACTGGCATGGCGGTCATTTATGTTATAAGCATGACCGATTACTGCAAAAAGCGGTTTTTTTAAATCAGGGGTATAGTTTTTTAGCTCTAATAAATCAACAGGTTGATATCCTAGCTTTTTTTTCTGTAAAAATTCTTTTTGCCGTTTTTTGGCAAAATAAATAGCTTTAACAATTTTGGAGCTTTTGGGAGTAATTTTTTTTCCTAAAGCATAAATGCCCCGGTAAAATCCCCACCAATTTTTATAAAAAGTTAAATCCTGGGATAAGATATTTTTTGCTTTTAAGCGGTAAGCCACCATTTCCGGCAGCCCCAGAAACTTCGGACAGATATAGGTGCGTTTATATTCACTTACCAAACGCGGAACAAAAAGAAAATCTACCCTGTCTTTTAAATACTCTGCATGACCAAAAAACACTTTAACTGGAAGACAAGCATCATCTACAGCCTTTTCTACCCCTAAATTTAATATTTCTTTATCGGTAGGTTTTGAAGTTCTAACTTCTACACCTAATTCTTGAAAAAAAGTTTCCCAAAAAGGGTAGAAATCATAAAAATATAATCCCCGCGGAATTCCTATTATCACCTAAACCACCCCATCTTTATTAGCATTCCCCGGGTTTTAAATTTCTATACTTAACCTTTGGGTTTAAAAAGAAGGGCAATAACATAGCCGGCGATAATAGCTGCAGCAATCCCGGCAGCTGCATTCTGGACACCGCCACCCAAAAGACCTAAAAGGCCCTTTTGTTTAAAACCTTCCATTGCCCCCTGAGCCAATAAATGACCAAAGCCAGTCAAGGGTATGGTTGCCCCGGTACCAGCAAAACTTATTAACTTTTCATAAACACCGAAACCAGAGATAAAGGCCCCGGCAGATACAAACAAGACTAACACATGGGCAGGAGTTACTCGAAAACTCGTTAAATCCATCAATAATTGCCCTATTAAACAAATAAGGCCACCTATTAAAAAACTAAACAAATACTCCACAGCCATCCCTCCGTCAATAACTTTCAAAAGAAACCGCATGGGCAATTGCCGGTATGGTCATTCCCTGCTGCGTTGTAACCTGAGATAATAAAGCTCCAGTACCCAGTCCCAGAAACTTTGTTATTTTTCCCTGACTTAGCTGGTTAAAAACATATCCCGCCGTAACCAGAGCCGAACAGGCAGCCCCGCTGCCGCCAGCATTGACCTGCTGCTCTGGATGATAAATCATTATTCCACAGTCAGTGAGTTTTGAGCCAAAACTTATGCCTTGTTCCTTTAAAAGCCTAACTAAGAGCTGATGGCCAAAGCTTGCTAAATCTCCTGTAGCTAATAAATCATAATAATCATAGTCTAAGCCAGTTTCTTTAAAATGGGAAAGTAAGGTATCAAAAGCTGCCGGTACCATGGCACCACCCATATCCGAAGGATCCGCCAGGCCGTAATCTACCGCTTTGCCTACCGTAATCCTCGGAATCTTGATTTTCCCTTCCCCTTCTCCTAACAACACTGCCACAGCCCCCGTTACAGTCCACTGGGCTGTTGGGGTTTTTTGCACTCCTTGTTCGGTAGGATTACGGTACTGCCGCTCAGAAGTAGCATAGTGACTGGAAACACCAACCAAAACTTTTTTAGCAAAGCCTCCAGCAATTAACATTGCTCCTAAAACCAGCCCCTCATAAAAGGTTGCACAAGCACTATATAGGCCCAGAAAAGGTATACCTAAATTTCTGGCCACAAAATTAGCCGAGATTATTTGATTTAAAAGGTCTCCAGCCAAAAAAAAGTCAACTTCTTCTTTATTAACAGAAGCTTTTTTAAGAGCCAGTTCTGCTACCTCCAAAAGCATTTTTTGTTCCGCCTTTTCCCAGGTGTCTTCATAGTAATAAAGATTGTTTATTACCTTATCAAAATAAGAAGCCAGAGGCCCTTCCCCTTCCTTCGGACCTGCTATGGTGGCATAACTTAAAACCACCGGAGGCTTAGAAAATTCTCTGGTTTTTTTCATAATTTTCCAAGCCCCCTTAACAAAATAGCAACTATCAGGGAACTAATAAGCCCGTAAATTATCACCGGGCCAGCAACGGTAAAAAGCTTTGCCCCAACTCCTAAAACCAAACCTTCCTGTTTATGTTCCAAGGCTGGCGATACCATAGAATTGGCAAAACCGGTAATAGGAACAATCAGCCCAGCCCCAAAAATCCGTACTAAATCATCGTAAATCCCAACTCCCGTTAAGATTGCTGCTATAAGGACAAAAATAATACTCACATAAGTATAACTTTCTTTTTCTGGAATACCAAAACCGGTCAAAACATGAAATAAAATCTCCCCTAAAAAACAAACAAATCCACCCATTAAAAATGCCAAGATTCCATTTTTCACCGCCGGCGGCTTAGGCTTAATTTTTTCCACCGTTTTTTGGTATTGATTTTTATCAAGAACCATACTTCCCACCTCAAAATATAATTTTCCCTTAAAAACAGAAAAAAATAACGGAGGAAATTTCCCCCGTTACTCGATATACGCAACCTTTACATTGGCTTTATACTCGACTACCCGTCCGCCTTCTACGTTGGCGGTAAAGTTTAAAATCTCTACCCCGGTAACCGTTCCTAAAGACCTAGCTGCTTCATTTACCGCTGTTTGTACGGCGTCTTTCCAGCCGGTTTGAGATTCTCCAACCAGTTCTGCCACTTTAACATGCATGGCCAACTCCTCCTTAAAAAATTTTTTCTTGCATTTATTAAAATGAACCCTAAAACGGCTATTTATTAAGGTAATGTTTTGTTTTTTTGTTATTTTTTGCATGTCAGAGTAATAAATTTAACTCTCGTTTAGGTACTGTTTTAATTTTAAAAGGGCTTGCCGTTCAAGCCTTGAAACCTGTACCTGAGAGATTCCGAGAGTTTTAGCAATTTCCATTTGCGTTTTATCTTTAAAAAAACGGTTTACCAAAATATACCGCTCCCGCGGTTCTAATTTATTTAATACTTCTTTAATGGAGATGTTTTCCAGTAAATTATATTCCTCATCGCCTTCTTGTTTTATTTGGTCTAAAAGGTAAATTGGGTCCCCGTCATCCTGGTGAACCGTTTCAAAAAGGGAAGCCAGATTTTGCCCGGCTTCTAAAGCTTCGATAATTGCCTCCCGGGGATAGTTTAAGGCTTCTTCTAACTCGGTAATGGTTGGTTCCCGTCCTAATTTTACCGTTAAGGCCTCTTTTTCTTTTAAGATTTTAATCCCAAGCTCTTTGGTAGAGCGACTAATCCTGATAGGCTGATCATCGCGCAAAAAACGACGAATCTCACCCACAATCATTGGTACCGCATAAGTAGAAAATTTGACGTTTTGACTTAAATCAAATTTATCAATAGCTTTAATGAGACCAATAGTTCCAATTTGAAATAAATCCTCAACTTCGTACCCTCGGTTTAAAAATCGTTCCACTACCTTAAATACCAGTTTTAAGTTACAGTTAATAAGTTTTTCCCGGGAAGCCACGTCCCCAGATTTAGCTTTTTTGATTAGTTCCTTGATCTCCTGGTCGCTAAGCCTTGGAAAGCGGGGTAAATTCATGGAAGAAAACCGAAAATTCAAGCGGTTCTATCTGCCAAGATGCGCTTAAATAATATTACTTTTGTACCCCGCTCCCCCGGTATAATCTCCACCCGATCCATTAAACTTTGCATAAAGATAAACCCCAATCCCGGGTGTTCCTCTTCCGGATCTAAAACTGCCTTTTCCCGGATTTTTTCCCGGTCAATCCCTTTACCAAAATCTATAACTTCAATGTATAGACCCTCATCGGCAAAATAACCCTTTATTATAATCTCGCCCGGGTTATTTCCATAACCGTGAATAATGCTGTTGGTAACCGCTTCGGACACTGCAACTTTAATATCGTCCAGTTCCGGCAAGGTAAGGTCTTTTTGAGCGGCAAAAGAAGCCACCAGCACTCGCACCAGGCCGACATTTTCTTTTAAAGCCGGAATAGTTAAAGTAAAATAATTATGCTTCATGGGCTTTTTCCTCCCATACTTCTTCTTCCCGAGAAATACCTTTCATTATGCGGAAAAACCCGGAAAGTTCCAAGAGCTTTTTTATCTTTTCGTTAGTTGCGGCCAGATATACCCTGCCCCCAAGGCTTCTAACCTTTTTAAACCTCCCTAAAATTACTCCAAGCCCAGAACTATCAATAAAGTACACATTTTTTAAGTTAAAAACAATATCTTTTACTGGATAGTTTTCAATAACTTCATCTACCTCCCGCCGTAACCGATCTGCCTCCTTTAAGTCAATTTCCCCGGAAATCCGGACAAATAAAACCTTATTTTTAACTTCTTTTTCTACTTCCAAAAAAAATCCCCCCAAAAACATGTTTCAAAAACTTATTCTATATCCATCCAATTTTTTCCTGCTTAAAATTAAAAAAAATAAGTAGCCTTTCGGCTACTCGAAGGTGACTAAATTTTTTAGAAACCGTCCTATTGCAATATCAAACCGCGCTTTAGGACAACTTTCTAAAGCCTTAAGGGGAACTCGGTTTATTATTTTTTGCTTATCATAAACCACCGCTTCTCCCACCACCTGTCCTTTTTTTACCGGAGCATTAATCTTTTCCGGAAGTTTTAACTCATACCTGGGCGTTACTTTTTTTCCCTTCTCTTCCACCAGCAGTACCGGTGTCCCTGGACCCACCAGTAATTGTTCCTTTTCCCCTCTTACCACTTTAACTTTTGTGGTAAAATTTTCATCCAAAACAGGGTAAGCCTTAAACTGGGCAAAGCCGTAATTATACATTTTAATTGATTCGGTAAAATGTCCTTTTTTTACAGGACAGCCCAGGACCACCGCTATTAAGCGTAATCCATCTTTAATAGCGGTGGACGCTAGACAGTAACCAGCATTTTCGGTCCAGCCGGTTTTACCCGCGTCTACTCCCCGGTAATACCAGAGAAGCTTGTTGGTATTAAACCTGCGGGTATCGCCGCCCCTCAATGTAAATTCCTTAATTTGGCTTAATTCCAAAAAAAGAGGATGTTTTATTGCTTCTTTTAATAAAATAGCTAAATCATAGCAGGTGCTGTAGTGATTCGGGTCATCAAATCCATAACTATTTACAAAATGCGTGTTGGTCATTCCAAGCTCCTGGGCTCTTTGGTTCATCTCTTCCACAAAAGCCTGTTCACTTCCCGCCACCGTCTGGGCCACGGCTACACAAGCATCATTAGCGGAAGCTACCGCCACTGCCATTAATAGCTCTTTAAAAGTAAATTCTTCCCCCGCGTACATATAGAGCTGGGAACCCCCCATGGAAGCAGCCTCTTCGCTGGCTTTTACCACTTCGTCTAATTTAACTTTGCCTTTCTCTACCGCTTCAATTGCTAAAAGCAGGGTCATTAATTTCGTTACACTGGCAATTGATAGCTTTTTATGTATATCTTTTTCGTATAAAACCTTTCCAGTATAGGGCTCCATTAAGATTGCTGCTTTGGCATTTATCTCTAAAGGAGCACTTAAAGCCTGGGTGGTAACGCCAAAACATAAAAGAATTAAAATTAAAATTGAAAGCCTTTTTGGCATAAAAATTCCTCCCTCTTGTCCCTTTCACCAATAGTATATTAGAGGGAGGTATTTTTTATGCATCTTGCCTTTACTTTCTTATTTCACCCCAGAAGCTTTGCCCAACGCCCCGTTCTAAACCAAAAATTTCTTCTAGGGTCGCAGCTATATCAGCAAAGGTTTGGCGTATACCTAAATTTACGTCTTCTTTAATTCTTTTACCGTAAACCAAAAGCGGCACGTACTCCCGGGAGTGGTCAGTGCTCGGAGTAGTAGGGTCACAGCCGTGGTCAGCGGTAATGATTAAAAGATCCTCTTCTCTTAATCTTTCAATAATCTCCGCTAGATACGAATCAAATTGTTTTAAAGCTTCATAGTAACCTTCTGCATTGTTTCTGTGCCCGTAAACCATATCAAAATCTACTAAATTGGTAAATAATAGACCGGTAAAATCTTTATTTAGTACGTCAATGGTTTTTAAAATACCATCTTCGTTATTTTTGGTTGACTCATGCCAGGTAAGCCCTCGCCCCGCAAAAATATCATAAATCTTCCCAACACCAAAAACCTCATAACCCCGTTCCACCAGTTTATCAAGGACGGTCTTTCCGGTAGGTTCTAAAGAATAATCGTGGCGGTTAGCAGTTCTTTTAAAATTTCCCGGAGTACCAATAAAGGGCCTGGCAATTACCCGTCCTACCGCATGTTCACCGGTTAAAAGGCCCCGGGCAATTTTACACATTTTATAAAGCTCGTCTAACGGGATAATTTCTTCGTGGGCAGCAATTTGAAAAACACTATCGGCAGAAGTATAAACTATTGGATAGCCGGTACGCATGTGTTCCTCGCCTAACTCCTCAATTATTGCCGTTCCCGAAGCCGGTTTATTGCCCAAGGTTTTCCTGCCAATTGCTTCTTCAAAACGTTTAATTAAGTCCAAAGGAAACCCCTGGGGATATACCGGAAAAGGTTTATCTAAAATTACTCCAGTTATTTCCCAGTGACCGGTAGTTGTATCTTTTCCAGGGGACTTTTCCCCCATTTTCCCATATGCCCCCAGGGCTTTAATATTGTCCTTTAATCCTAAAATTGGATGAATTTTTCCTAAACCAAGTTTTTCCAAGTTAGGAAGATTAAAGCCACCAACTTTTTGCGCGGTATTGGCTAAGGTATTGCTGCCTTTGTCGCCATAAAGTTCGGCGTCGGGTAATTCGCCAATTCCTACACTGTCTAAAACTATTAATACTGCTCTTTTCATACCAAATACCTCCTTAAGCTCTGGGATGGGCCTTACGGAAGACTTCTCTAAGCTTTTTGGCCGTTAAGTGGGTATAAATTTGGGTAGTTTCAATAAAACTATGTCCCAACAGCTCCTGGACAATCCGCAAATCCGCTCCATTTTCTAAAAGATGGGTAGCAAAGGTATGGCGGATTAGGTGAGGAGTAAGGTTTTTTTGCAGGCCTGCTTTCTGTCCGTATCTTTTCAGCATTTTCCAAAATCCCTGCCTGGTAAACTCCTTGCCTCTGCGGGTAATAAAAAGTTTTTGAGTATTTACTTTTTGTTGGGTTCTAAGGGATAAGTAGTTTTCTAAATAATGAGCAGCTACTTCCCCAAAAGGAACCAGGCGGGTTTTTGCCCCTTTACCAAAAATTCTAACATATCTAGCTTCAAAATATAAGTTTGAAAGCTCTAAATTTATCAATTCTGACACTCTAAGACCAGTTGCATAAAGAAGTTCTAACATTGCTCTGTCCCTTACCCCTTCCCAGGAAGATAAGTTTGGAGCTTGTAGCAACCGGTCAATCTCTTCGTAACTTAAAATTTCCGGCAATTTTAAACCCAGTTTAGGTCCGTCCACATCGCTGGCAGGATTTTGGGCAACAAGTTTTTCTCGTAGTAAATATTTATAAAAACTTCGTACGGCAGCAAGAGTTCTCGCTACGCTTGCTGGTTTTAACTCCCGGGCCAGTTCCTGCAAAAAAAGTTTAATATCGTTAGTGGTAGCTTCTTCTAGTTTGATATTTCGGTTGTTTAAAAAAGCCGTAAATTTCTCTAAATCCCGGCGGTAAGCTAAAAGAGTATTGATTGATAAGCCTTTTTCCAATAAAAGATAATCAATAAAAAGATCGAGCATCTTCCCACCTTACTTTAAAAAGTAAAAAATTATTTTGGGAGAAAGATAAGCTTCTACCGCCGCTGCCCCATAAGCTAAAGCTACTGCCAACAGCATTAAAACAATATAGCCAAAAAAAGTAAAACCAAAGCTTTTCTCCCGACGAAAATAAACTTTAAGAAATTTTAGAGCAAAGACCACCGTTCCGCAAGCCGCCACAAACAAAACTGGTAAGTAGATAAGATTCTGGGGAAGAAGAGCTGCCAGAGCCAATAATACTCCTTTTCCCGGATTCTGAGCAGCTAAGACTCCCCCAGTAAAACCAAGCATAACTCCCCTGCTAAAAACTACAGCAAAAGCAACGGGAAAACCAATTACCGAAAGTCCTGCTAGAAATAGTAAAAGATAAATGGAAAAAAGTTGACCGCATACATTGCTAAAAACCGTTTCTTGATTATAGCTTTGCCTGACGGTATCCAAAAGTTTAGCCGCTTCCTGTACTACTATTTCTTTTTCCTGGCTACCTAAAAGAACTGCCTCCCGCACTCCCCAAACTACACCACAAAGAAAAAAAATAAACAGCATAAAATAAAGAAAGAAATGCCCTTTTTGGGGCCAAGTGCCAAAAAAGTCGTTTTCCCGCATTTTCTCCACCCCATACCTAAAGCTTAGTAATAGGTATGAGGTAAAAGGCTTATCTATACCTTTCCAAAGCCAAACGGTAGTAATAAAAAGCTCCTTCTATATCTTCAATACTACGGCCGCTGGCCGCCACCAGTGCTACCTGCCCGTAGCGGTCTAAAGCTTCTTTTATCCGGGCAAGTCCCTTTTCTACCACTTCTTTAGTATTACTTTTAATTGTTCTTGCTACCGTCACTGGAAAAACGGCAGGAGCACCTGCGGTAACCGCAGCATCAAAAACAACCCCTCCCGAATCGGTTACCGCAACCGCAACTTTTCCGTGAAAATCGGCCAGTTTTACCGTTTCTTTGCCAATATTCGGCACTACTTTTACTACCCTGCCGCCAGCAGCATTAATTCCGTCCACCACCGGCTGGATACGTCTTTGCCTCTCTCGCTCATCCCCTACCCTGGGTTCGGCAATTATTATAATGCTGGAATTTATTTCTTCTGCTAATTCCCCTGCCCTTTTCCCTATCCCAAAGGGATCAAGGGTTACCGGCGCTCGGTAGTTTGCAGGGCTAGCCCCAAAAACGGCCACTGCTCCTTCCTCTAAAACCCCCTCTAAGGTAGTAGACATATCTATAACGTCCACCACCGCCACCGCCATTCCCCTTTGACTACACCAGGCAGCCATGCTCGCATCGGAAGTAACCAGTAATTTACCCATTTTTCTCAACTCTCCTCAACATCTTCCCCGCTACTACGCCACCGGCAGCTGCCGTCAAGAAAAACTCCCGGTCCTTTGCAAAATCCCGCCCCATGGTAGATAAATTAGCAACCTCTTCTGTTAAGAGATTACTTAAATAATCTTCGGAAAAATAAAAGACCCTCACCCTTTGGGGGAAAGATTTTGTCTGTTGGGCAAGGCGTTCTTTTTTCCTCTCATCTTTTAGCTCCGGAAGGGCCAAAGAAAACTCCACCAGCGAAACTTCGTTGATCACCGTCAGCGAATGATGGCTCAGGCCAAAATGCCTCTCCCGGGGGTCGGCAAAAGAGACCCGGGGTACCATGACGGGACTGCCCCCAAGGATTTTTACCGCATTTAAATACTCCCCCTGCGCTAAAGCAGTAGACCCCCATTTGGTTCCGGTACCAACATTGCCCGGTCCCATCGCTATTATTGCCACATCTGCTTTTAAAGCTACTTTTGCTAAAATTAAAGCCGAATAAACGTTTACCGCCTCTAAATCTCCTCCAAAAGCATGGCCAAAGGTAACTGTACCACAGAGCCAGCCCCTTTGTTTTAAATTTTTCACCGTTTTACTAAAAGCTATGGGCAAGGCCCCCTGGTCGCTCATAAGATAAGCAATTCGTAAGGGTTTATTAGTGAAACGAATCCCAGCAATTACCGGTAATAACTGGCTATGTAAGGTACAAACCACTACCGGCATTCCATCTAAACTTCGGAAATTTTGGACCTCTTCATGATAGGGAGTGCCCTCCTCTTCTGCTGCCTGACATTTTAACTGCATGGGAGTATAACGAAGCTTTATAATGTGCCCAGGTCCCTTTAAGCGCTGATTTGGCCGGTTAAAATTGGCCACTACAAAATGATAACCGCCCGTCCCGAGTTTTAAAGTAACTGCAGTCGTGTTTAATAAAAGGCGGTCTTTGACCTTTGCTTTTCCGGTAAGGTTGGGATAACAAAGAGCTTTTTCGACACTTCCATTAATATCAACCAATAATTCCTGAGTTTCCTCATCTTCGTTTAAAATTTGCAAAACCATGCCCTCTTTTAATTCAATCATCAAAAACCTCCATTCAATTGCCAATCTCATTAATTATTATAAACTGATTTCCTGGGAATAAAAACGGCTAAAAATTTTTCTAGCTGTCCATACTAAAAAGAAAAAGGAGGTCATTTTATGGAACCACTAATTAAACCGGTAGCCGAGGAAGCATTGCCGGCGGAGGCTAAAGAAATCTTTGCCGCCTTAAAAGCCAAACACGAAGTAGTTCCACCCCCTTTGCAGGTCATGGCTCATAACCTTTCTATGCTAAAACTTTTTACCGAAAAGTTTAAAGTTCTTTGGGAAGAAAATCCCTTAGATGAAAAAACAAAAATTTTAATTGCCTACACTATCTCTGTATTAAATAATTGCGCCTTTTGCATCACTAATTACACAAAACAAGCCAACGACAAAGGTTTAACAGAAAAAGAGCTTTTAGGAGTTTTAGCTTTAATTGATTTAGTGGGAAGTATGAATCATTTTAACAATGGGATTCAGTTAAAGCCATAAAAAAAGGGGGATTTACACCCCCTTTACTCTTCGTAAAACAAACCACCTTCACTGCAATAAGCCAGGCACCGTCGACAGTTCCAGCAACGATCGTATTTGATAAAAATTTTTATTTCTTTTTGATCGAAATTTAAGGCGCCCGGAACACAGGAAGATACCGCCCGGCAATTGGTTAAATGAGCACATTTCCGGCAGAGTTCATTTTTTACTTTAACTGGCATTTTCATAACCCCCGTCTTCTTTTACTACTTCTAAAAAAGCCTCCACTACCTGCGGGTCAAACTGCTTACCTTTTTGGTTTATAATTTCGGCAATTGCCTCTTTTTTTGTTAAGGCTTTGCGGTAAGAACGATCGGAAGTCATCGCTTCAAAAGCATCGGCCACCGCTAAAACCCTGGCTTCTAAAGGGATCTCTTCCCCTTTTAGGCCGCTAGGATAGCCAGTCCCGTCATACCTTTCATGGTGATGGTAAATTATTTCAATAATATCCCGCATTTGCGCGATAGGTTTAATTATTTCAGCCCCAATTTCCGGATGGTTTTGGATTTCCCGGTATTCATCGGGCAAAAGTTTACCCGGCTTATTTAAAATTTTCTCCGGAATCCCGATTTTCCCGATATCGTGCAAAAGAGCAGC is part of the Carboxydothermus pertinax genome and encodes:
- the spoVAE gene encoding stage V sporulation protein AE, encoding MEYLFSFLIGGLICLIGQLLMDLTSFRVTPAHVLVLFVSAGAFISGFGVYEKLISFAGTGATIPLTGFGHLLAQGAMEGFKQKGLLGLLGGGVQNAAAGIAAAIIAGYVIALLFKPKG
- a CDS encoding acyl-CoA dehydratase activase, which translates into the protein MKKGLYLGVDVGSVSTNLVVINENREILANLYLRTNGRPLTALKEGLKKIYDGCREKEILGIGTTGSGRQLAALVLGADVVKNEITAHAVAAGYLVPGVRTILEIGGQDSKLILLKDGVVTDFAMNTVCAAGTGSFLDQQAQRLNIPIEKFGEIALKSKMPVRIAGRCAVFAESDMIHKQQMGCSLEDILAGLCDALVRNYLNNLAKGKKLYDKVVFQGGVAANSGMREAFARVLGTEIIVPPYFNVMGALGAALIAAFEQEKQSFKTKFKGFNLKDVEFKTENFECQNCPNLCEVVKIYEGDKVAGYLNDRCGRYSQAYLKKLAVSG
- a CDS encoding CoA protein activase, with amino-acid sequence MKVTYPHMGNMALGVKTMLEELEVKVVLPPPITKKTLTLGTKYGPEFACLPFKINLGNFIEAYELGADTILMAGGTGPCRFGYYAYVEQEILRDLGIYYDLLVLEPPERNILEFITKLKKLTGNKPLPQVIRAIKKGFFKIKAADEIEKKAAFFRARELTKGVTDRVWQEFLRNLDQAKNEKEINEAMNMAKESLASIPVDLTRKVLKVGVVGEIYTLLEPFTNFNIERHLGNLGVEVCRTIYLSEWVNDHLFMGLFRNFSRHEEIVREAAPYLCHFVGGHGQETVGGVKYLKKQGYDGVIQLLPFTCMPEIVAQAVLPEVSEQLDIPVLTLVVDEHTGEAGLLTRLEAFCDLLSFRKQRGGNYEKRLISGC
- a CDS encoding dodecin family protein, with protein sequence MHVKVAELVGESQTGWKDAVQTAVNEAARSLGTVTGVEILNFTANVEGGRVVEYKANVKVAYIE
- the spoVAC gene encoding stage V sporulation protein AC; translated protein: MVLDKNQYQKTVEKIKPKPPAVKNGILAFLMGGFVCFLGEILFHVLTGFGIPEKESYTYVSIIFVLIAAILTGVGIYDDLVRIFGAGLIVPITGFANSMVSPALEHKQEGLVLGVGAKLFTVAGPVIIYGLISSLIVAILLRGLGKL
- a CDS encoding acyl-CoA dehydratase activase-related protein, translating into MIIGIPRGLYFYDFYPFWETFFQELGVEVRTSKPTDKEILNLGVEKAVDDACLPVKVFFGHAEYLKDRVDFLFVPRLVSEYKRTYICPKFLGLPEMVAYRLKAKNILSQDLTFYKNWWGFYRGIYALGKKITPKSSKIVKAIYFAKKRQKEFLQKKKLGYQPVDLLELKNYTPDLKKPLFAVIGHAYNINDRHASMDLIYKIRRLGGEVLTPDNVPFKEALQKAGNLPKKPFWSFAVKNFGGALYLNEKYPLKGIISVNSFGCGPDSLITELTERYLKKVNSLPILNLTVDEHTGEAGLITRLEAFWDMTVERSFAGESNVPAHGQYGLGS
- the spoVAD gene encoding stage V sporulation protein AD translates to MKKTREFSKPPVVLSYATIAGPKEGEGPLASYFDKVINNLYYYEDTWEKAEQKMLLEVAELALKKASVNKEEVDFFLAGDLLNQIISANFVARNLGIPFLGLYSACATFYEGLVLGAMLIAGGFAKKVLVGVSSHYATSERQYRNPTEQGVQKTPTAQWTVTGAVAVLLGEGEGKIKIPRITVGKAVDYGLADPSDMGGAMVPAAFDTLLSHFKETGLDYDYYDLLATGDLASFGHQLLVRLLKEQGISFGSKLTDCGIMIYHPEQQVNAGGSGAACSALVTAGYVFNQLSQGKITKFLGLGTGALLSQVTTQQGMTIPAIAHAVSFESY
- the sigF gene encoding RNA polymerase sporulation sigma factor SigF, translated to MNLPRFPRLSDQEIKELIKKAKSGDVASREKLINCNLKLVFKVVERFLNRGYEVEDLFQIGTIGLIKAIDKFDLSQNVKFSTYAVPMIVGEIRRFLRDDQPIRISRSTKELGIKILKEKEALTVKLGREPTITELEEALNYPREAIIEALEAGQNLASLFETVHQDDGDPIYLLDQIKQEGDEEYNLLENISIKEVLNKLEPRERYILVNRFFKDKTQMEIAKTLGISQVQVSRLERQALLKLKQYLNES
- a CDS encoding ATP-binding protein, with amino-acid sequence MKHNYFTLTIPALKENVGLVRVLVASFAAQKDLTLPELDDIKVAVSEAVTNSIIHGYGNNPGEIIIKGYFADEGLYIEVIDFGKGIDREKIREKAVLDPEEEHPGLGFIFMQSLMDRVEIIPGERGTKVILFKRILADRTA